One window of the Larus michahellis chromosome 24, bLarMic1.1, whole genome shotgun sequence genome contains the following:
- the LMNA gene encoding lamin → MATPSQKRSTRSGASGTPLSPTRITRLQEKEDLQELNDRLAVYIDKVRSLELENAGLRLRITESEEVVSREVSGIKAAYESELADARKTLDSVAKERARLQLELSKVREEHKELKARNAKKEGDLLTAQARLKDVEALLNSKEAALSTALGEKRNLESEVRDLRGQVAKLESALSEAKKQLQDEMLRRVDAENRLQTLKEELEFQKNIYSEELRETKRRHETRLVEIDNGRQREFESKLSEALQELRRQHEDQIRLYKEELEKTYGAKLENAKQSAERNSNMVGAAHEELQQTRIRIDNLSSEVSQLQKQLAAKEAKLHDLEDILARERETNRRLLSDKEREMAEMRARMQQQLDEYQELLDIKLALDMEINAYRKLLEGEEERLRLSPSPSSHKGASRSHLSTPGSSKKRKLEDSESRTSFSHHARTSGRVGVEEVDLEGRFVRLRNKSNEDQAMGNWQIKRQNGDDPPITYRFPPKFTLKAGQVVTIWASGAGATHSPPSNVVWKAQSSWGSGDSLRTALINSNGEEVAMRKLVRTVIINDEDEDEDDDDAIHHRHHHGSCSGSGDPGEYNLRSRTVVCGTCGQPAEKSGGQNTGINTVSSGSSTSSVTVTRSYRSVGDSGIGLGESLMSRNYLLGTSSPRRQAQAVQNCSIM, encoded by the exons ATGGCGACGCCTTCCCAGAAGAGGAGCACCCGCAGCGGGGCTTCGGGGACCCCCTTGTCCCCCACCCGCATCACCCGCTTGCAGGAGAAGGAGGACCTGCAGGAGCTCAATGACCGCTTGGCCGTCTACATCGACAAGGTGCGCTCGCTGGAGCTGGAGAACGCCGGCTTGCGGCTCCGCATCACCGAATCCGAGGAGGTGGTGAGCCGCGAGGTCTCGGGCATCAAGGCCGCCTACGAGTCGGAGCTGGCGGATGCCCGCAAGACCTTGGATTCGGTGGCCAAGGAGAGAGCCCggctgcagctggagctcagcAAAGTCCGGGAGGAGCACAAGGAGCTGAAAGCCCG GAATGCCAAGAAGGAAGGGGACCTGCTGACCGCCCAGGCGCGCCTCAAGGACGTGGAGGCCCTACTTAACTCCAAGGAGGCCGCGCTCTCCACGGCCCTGGGCGAGAAGAGGAACCTGGAGTCCGAAGTGCGGGACCTGAGGGGGCAGGTGGCCAAG CTGGAAAGTGCCTTGAGCGAAGCCaagaagcagctgcaggatgAGATGTTGCGCCGCGTGGACGCCGAGAACCGGCTGCAGACACTGAAGGAAGAGCTCGAATTCCAGAAGAACATTTACAGCGAG GAGCTGCGGGAGACCAAGCGCCGCCACGAGACCCGGCTGGTGGAGATCGACAACGGGCGGCAGCGGGAGTTCGAGAGCAAGCTCTCCGAAGCCTTGCAGGAGCTGCGGAGACAGCATGAAGACCAGATCAGGCTTTAcaaggaggaactggagaagaCCTACGGGGCGAAG CTGGAGAACGCCAAGCAGTCGGCTGAGAGGAACAGCAACATGGTGGGTGCTGCCCACGAGGAGCTGCAGCAAACCCGCATCCGCATCGACAACCTCTCCTCTGAAGTCAGCCAGCTGCAGAAGCAG TTGGCCGCCAAGGAGGCGAAGCTGCACGATTTGGAGGATATTCTGGCCAGGGAACGCGAGACCAACCGGCGCCTGCTCTCCGACAAGGAGCGGGAGATGGCCGAGATGCGGGCGCgcatgcagcagcagctggacgAGTACCAGGAGCTGTTGGACATCAAGCTGGCTCTGGACATGGAGATCAACGCCTACCGCAAGCTGCTGGAGGGCGAGGAGGAGCG gctgaggctgtcccccagcccttcctcccacAAAGGGGCGTCCCGCAGCCACTTGTCCACCCCGGGCTCCTCCAAGAAGCGGAAGCTGGAGGACAGCGAGAGTCGGACCAGCTTCTCCCACCACGCCAGGACAAGCGGCCGCGTCGGCGTGGAGGAGGTGGACTTGGAGGGCAGATTCGTCCGTCTCAGGAACAAGTCCAACGAG GACCAGGCGATGGGGAACTGGCAGATCAAGCGGCAGAATGGAGACGATCCCCCCATCACCTACCGCTTCCCCCCGAAGTTCACCCTGAAGGCTGGCCAGGTGGTCACG ATCTGGGCCTCGGGGGCCGGGGCgacccatagcccccccagcAACGTGGTGTGGAAAGCCCAGAGCAGCTGGGGCTCCGGGGACAGCCTGCGCACTGCCCTCATCAACTCCAACGGGGAG GAGGTGGCCATGCGGAAACTGGTCCGCACCGTGATCATCAACGATGAAGACGAGGATGAAGACGACGATGACGCCATCCACCACCGCCATCACCAC GGTAGCTGCAGTGGCTCTGGGGACCCCGGTGAATACAACCTGCGCTCGCGCACGGTGGTCTGCGGCACGTGCGGCCAGCCGGCTGAGAAGTCGGGCGGCCAGAACACCGGTATCAACACCGTGTCCTCGGGCTCCTCCACTTCCAGCGTCACCGTCACCCGCAGCTACCGCAGCGTCGGCGACTCCGGCATCGGCCTTGGGGAGAGCCTGATGAGCAGGAACTACCTCCTGGGGACCTCCAGCCCCCGTAGGCAG gCTCAGGCCGTGCAAAACTGCAGCATCATGTAA